CAAatgtttttttaacctttatttaactaggcaagtcagttaagaacgatCACGGCCGGGTGTGATATAGcacgggatcgaaccagggtctgtatggacgcctctagcactgagatgcagtgccttacaccactGCGCCATTCGGGAGCAAATAGGGCAACGTGTTAATGCACGAGTTTTAGAAGCGCGCTATTGCCCGCAAGTGTTACATTTGCATAATTGGAATAGCCAATACTATTGCATGATGTGTGTTATCTGCAGGTCAATGCGATCAAAAGGCCGGGTGAACGCTTTGGGGGACATGTTTTTGTTTAGGAATGGGTAAGCGAGTGGTCTCATCCTGCGCTCATACGGAGGTGGGGTGTGCCCTCAGGGCGTCAGAGTATTTCAGCAGAGGAGAGAGCAGCATTTTGGAGACAGTCCGTTATTTAGACAGTCACACAGTGGTCCACAGTTGAGCAGGTTGAGACAAACGGGTAGACTATAAGTTTCAACGATATATTATTCTTCATATACCGCTATTCTCATGTTTGTCTAAGTCGTAGACGTCTGTCTATTTGCAAAGTTTGAACCTGTGACTGGTGGATATTTTACGAACATATTTCGCAAAGTGGAAAAATGCCTCGGTCTTTCTTGGTCAAAAAGTATTTCGCCAATAAAAAACCCAACTATAGTGAACTGGAGTGTCAAAATGGTGAGTAGCTTTACGTTATTTTTTAATTGTATGAAGTAGAATgtattacacaaatacataaaaCATTACAGAATAGGTAGCCACCTGTTTTCTCTATTATTCTTCCTTACAATAAACCTCTGGGGATATGTTTTACTTGATCCACTTTTACTTGtgttgcccaaagtaaactgtctCCACGTTGGCAACCTTTACAAATCATATTCTATTTTTCCAAGTAGGCTAAGGATCGTTATAAAAATAGGCAGTTCCCCCTAAACTGCACAGAGCTACAATACATTTTTTCTACCCCATGTGAATACGTGGGAGGAAATGGCCCATGAAATCTCTGCCTGGCTGAATCTCTAATGTTTCTGGTGTAAAATGCTCTGGAATTTTATAAAGATATCACAGAGAAACCTGACAGGCAGTTGTTGCTTTACAAGTTGAAAATATATGACCTATCCAAACTTCATGTTATCTATtcattgtgttgtgttccagttACATGAATTATATGTCCATGATGAAAACATCTCAGTATCTGTCAGCTGTGCTGTAAATGTATCTCTATAACCTAACCCTCTCCCTAATCCCTCAGCCACCTCACTTGAGAGGTACCCACTAGCTGAGCTTCCAGCAGGGGACAATAACTCAGCTGCCACCTGTTACACAACAGGACTGGTATGGGACGTGAGCTTCCTTCCAGCCCTCTACGTCCCCACATCCCCCACTGATGCCTCTCCCACCCCCGGTCCCCTGGACCTCAGCTCCCCATCCAGCCTCAGCAGCAGTGCCAGTAGCAgtggggaggaggatgaggggcgcACCTCTGACCCACCCAGCCCCGAGCCCACAGACACCTATCACCCCCCCCAGCGCCCCAAACGCACAGGCATCAAGAGCCATGGGGCCCTGACCGAGGACGAGAGAGTGGCCCCAGTCACTGCAGCAAGGCCAGCCTTCTTCTGCAAGCACTGCCCTAAAGAGTACACCAGCCTGGGGGCTCTGAAGATGCATATCCGCTCGCACACACTACCCTGTGTCTGCCCCACATGCGGAAAAGCCTTCTCCAGGCCCTGGCTGCTGCGCGGCCACATTcgcacacacacaggtaagaAGTCCTACACTCTCCATTGGGTATTACTTTGGTAGAAGGCAGGGGCAATTATTCCGTTAATTAGATCAACACTTGCAGTTTGACCAACAAGCCCAAAGGGCTTTGTATTGATCACTCATTGTGTTCTACCACACTGTAACAATGACTCCCTGAGAAGTATCTTATCATTGGCTACTCTGTGAGACAACAGAATGCATGATAACATTGTGATGAAGGGGACAAAGAACATAAGGAATCTTTCAGCTTTCAAACTGCCCACTTAACCACCAGCAGCAACTTGAAAGTAGTAATCTAATTTTGGCACTGATTTAATCATGTTGATTCAAGTGTGGTCCTGATCCTGACACCAGATTCATATTACCCTTTAAATGAGCTGTATTCACAGAGGTGTTAATGAACCCCTCTGCTGAGCTCAGAGACAGCCAAATTGATGTAGTTGTGTGTATTGCTAATCAAAGCGAAGGTTCACAGAACCCGTCTCATAGACAGGCTTACAATTTTTAAATgtgttcctttatttaactaggcaagtcagttaagaacaaattcttgatTTCccatgacggcctaccggggagcagtgggttaactgtcttgatcaggggcagaaccacagatttttaccttgtcatctcggggattcaatccagcaaccttttggttactggcccaacgctctaaccactaggctacctgccgccctgaaaCATCACACAGTTAGTGACATGTATCTCTATCCAATGCTCCTCCAACCATCTCCTCCTTCTCAGGTGAGCGGCCGTTCTCCTGCCAACACTGTAACCGTGCCTTCGCCGACCGCTCCAACCTGCGGGCGCACCTGCAGACCCACGCTGAGGTGAAGAAGTACCAGTGTGGCGTGTGTTCCCGTACCTTCAGCCGCATGTCCCTCCTCCAGAAACACAGCGCGGTCAGCTGCTCCACCTCCTCCACAGCGTGAGCAGGAAGGGGCCATGGAGTTATCCCCACAGAGACCTCAGGGCAGTAGGGGAGTCTAGAGACTCATATCACCAGCAAGACCAGAGGAGCCTGAACCAATCTGCCAACAGAGACCATGAACTCACCGTTAACTAGTAGGAGAGGAAGTTGACCCTGACTCGTATCTCTTTGGATGGAACTTCCACAGCCGTCTCCGTTTCAATCTCATTTAAAGAAGAAGAGCATTTTTCAAACTCCTCCCATTTCAAGTCTGGTAGATATTTTTGGACTGTAAGTAACTCTGTACTCCTGCCATTCTCCCAGTCCCAACTTAGTTTTTTCCTCATATACAGTAGTGGATTCATGAGGGTTAGTGGTGCCATTGTTTTTGTCTATCCCGGCCTTTGTCCTGGCCAGGCAAGCTCAGGATCATCGTGGCCTAGACACAGCTGCTGAGAGAGGTAGGGGTGCGTGTGTGAGATACATCTCTCAgcatggcgcacacacacacacacacacacacacacacacacacacacacacacacacacacacacacacacacacacacacacacacacacacacac
The sequence above is drawn from the Salmo salar chromosome ssa22, Ssal_v3.1, whole genome shotgun sequence genome and encodes:
- the LOC106582895 gene encoding protein snail homolog Sna-like — its product is MPRSFLVKKYFANKKPNYSELECQNATSLERYPLAELPAGDNNSAATCYTTGLVWDVSFLPALYVPTSPTDASPTPGPLDLSSPSSLSSSASSSGEEDEGRTSDPPSPEPTDTYHPPQRPKRTGIKSHGALTEDERVAPVTAARPAFFCKHCPKEYTSLGALKMHIRSHTLPCVCPTCGKAFSRPWLLRGHIRTHTGERPFSCQHCNRAFADRSNLRAHLQTHAEVKKYQCGVCSRTFSRMSLLQKHSAVSCSTSSTA